The Armatimonadia bacterium region CGGCGGCACCATCAACAAGTTTCTCGGTGACGGCATCATGGCAGTCTTCGGAGACCCCGTGCCGCGACCGGACCACGCCTTGCGGGCTGCGACCGCCGCCCTGGAGATGCAGGAGGATCTGGCGAAGCTCCGCGAGGAGACCGAAGGCGGCAGTGACGTGTACAAGTCGCTGTTCATGCGCGTAGGCCTGCACACCGGAACCATGCTGGCCGGGGACGTCGGTTCGGAGGACATGCTGGAGTACACCGTGATCGGTGACACCGTCAACACCGCGTCACGGCTGGAGTCGCTTGGCAAGGAGTATGGCACACAGATCCTGATGAGCGCCGATACCTGGCAGCAGGTGCAAGGCCAGGTGCAGGCACGGTTCCTGGGCGAGGTGACGCTTCGGAACCGTCCGCAGCCCATTGACGTGTATGAGCTCGTGGGCCTGACGGGCCAGGGTGAGGCGCCAGAGCAGGAAGCTGCCAGGGAGGCGCAGGAGGACAGCTAGACAGACAGTTCAGAATCAGTCCCATCGCAGGAGGTCGCAAAATGATCAGGGCTTTTTGCGCCATGGTTGGCGCCCTGGGCATGCTGGCAATCTCACAGACCACCTGGGCGGCCGCGCCCTGTGCGACGGTCACCGGGGTGGTGCTCCAGGTGAGCTATCAGCAGCCGCCGGCCAAGGGCTGGTCCACGGCGAAGGTCGGGACCAGGCTCTACGCCGGGGCCAGGGTGCGCACGGCGAAACGGTCGAAGTGCGAGATTGCCTTCCCGGACAAGAGCCGCATCAGGATGAACGAACTCAGTGAGCTGGCCATCGCCAACGCCACCAGCAAGGACGTGAAGCTGGCACGCGGCAACCTGTATGCGCGGATCGTCGCCGGTACCGGGGCACGCATCGCGGGAGCGGGCGGCGTTGCGTCGATCAAGGGGACGCAGCTAACCTACGACGGGCAGACCCTCGCGGTCTATGAGGGTGCTGCCGACCACGAACTGGCACGCGGCGTCGACCATGTTCCGGCAGGCAGCGCCTCCAGCACCTGGCGACCCGACATCTACGAGGTACCCGCCCTGCAGTGGGAGGGTGGCAAGCTCCGGCCGTGGTTCCAGGACGTCGGTCCGGGCGTGTCTCTGGGGACAATCGGCGGCTCACGGCCGGGCACCTCGCTCAAATACGGGCGAGCCGGGATGATCACCGGCATCGCGAGGATGCTGACCGGCGGCATCGTGCCCTGGGGTGACGTCGGTGTGATCGTCGAGCAAGCTCCACCCGGCGGAAAGGTCAACCCCAGGGGCAGCTACCGTGGCTCGGGAGCAGCCCTTGGTGCTCTGGGCGCGAGCTTCCTTTTGGAGGACTGGAACAAGGATCCGCATCCCCTGGGTGGAGGCGCCTTCGGGCCCTTCTTTGACGGCTCAGCCTTCGCCATCGAGGGAGAGAATCGCAATGACATGACTGGTGGCGAGCTGCGGGCGTGCGCGATGAAGGACAACCTGTTCCTGGGCCTCGGCTGGGTGGGCTATTCCGACTACCCCGCCGACCCCTACATCGCCCTCAGTGAAGCCTTTCTTGCCTACCGCGACGAGAGTATCGGCGACATCGCCGTCGGCAAGCAGTGGTTCCTGGAAGGGCCGGTCAACAACACCCGCCTTGGCTCACTAATGAGCTTCGACCGGGCGACGGCACTTCGCTGGCAGGGCCGTGCCGGGAAGGCCGAACTGGATCTCGCCTATCTGTATGACGTGCTGC contains the following coding sequences:
- a CDS encoding FecR family protein gives rise to the protein MIRAFCAMVGALGMLAISQTTWAAAPCATVTGVVLQVSYQQPPAKGWSTAKVGTRLYAGARVRTAKRSKCEIAFPDKSRIRMNELSELAIANATSKDVKLARGNLYARIVAGTGARIAGAGGVASIKGTQLTYDGQTLAVYEGAADHELARGVDHVPAGSASSTWRPDIYEVPALQWEGGKLRPWFQDVGPGVSLGTIGGSRPGTSLKYGRAGMITGIARMLTGGIVPWGDVGVIVEQAPPGGKVNPRGSYRGSGAALGALGASFLLEDWNKDPHPLGGGAFGPFFDGSAFAIEGENRNDMTGGELRACAMKDNLFLGLGWVGYSDYPADPYIALSEAFLAYRDESIGDIAVGKQWFLEGPVNNTRLGSLMSFDRATALRWQGRAGKAELDLAYLYDVLPTSSARREGWAGRAQFGLWNGTVGLNALYDNDLSDTGVSCDFCFPVLPGTLDLYGELGDDAAGNHLQTWGAYFPGLYQSLGVDLYLEYAKRGSLNSLTSASVYKEISDGWSGLLLFKDVEGKSAVFGLGIAREFGHQK